The following DNA comes from Microbacterium foliorum.
AGCATGCCGACGGTCCGTGGGCGCACGATGAACCACAGCGAGAGGATGCCGATCGCGGCGCAGCCGACCATGACCGAGGCCATGCTCGTGGCGGTGATTCCGGTGCCGTGCGAGATCCATCCGACGACCGGTGAGACGAGTCCTGCGACGCCGAAGTTCGTGGCGCCGATGACCGATGCCGCGGTGCCCGCAGCCTTGCCGTGGCGGTCGAGGGCGAGCACCTGCACGTTCGGGAAGGTGAAGCCGCAGGCCGTCATGAAGAAGAACAGCGGGATGACCGTGCCCCAGAGCCCGAGGCCGAGCTGGTCGGTCACGATGATCGCGACCCCGGCCAACAGCAGCACCGCGGTCGAGTACGCCATGACCCACTGCGGGCCGAATCGTGCGGCGAGCCGAGAGGCCGTCTGCACACCGGCTACGACCCCGAGGGAGTTGACGGCGAACAGCAGGCCGTACTGCTGCGCGTCGAGTCCGTGGGTCTGCTGGAACAGGAACGGCGACGCGGACAGGTAGGAGAACAGCCCGGAGAAGGTCATGCCGCCGATGATCAGCACGCCGATGAAGACGCGGTCGGAGAACACCGAGCGATAGCGCTGCATGACAGTGGCGCCGCCCTTCTCCTGGCGGCGCGCGATCGGCAGCGTCTCGGGGACGAACACCACGGTCGAGACGAGCATCACCACGCCGTACAGGGCGAGCACGACGAAGATGCCGCGCCACGGCATCAGCGTGAGCAGCCATGAGCCGATCAGAGGTGCGATCACCGGGGCGACGCCCGAGACCAGCGCGAGCCGCGACAGCATCACGACCAGACGGCGTCCGCCGAACAGGTCGCGCACGATGGCCATCGCGACGACGCCACCCGCGGCGGCCCCGACGCCCATGAGCACGCGAGCGCCACTGAGCAGCGGAAGAGTCGGGGCGTAGGCGGCGGCGACACTCGCCAGCACATGCAGGGCGGTGACGACGATCAGCGGGATGCGCCGACCGACCTTGTCGCTGAGCGGCCCCACCACGAGCTGCCCGAGTGCGAAGCCGATCATCGTGCCGGTCAGCGTCAGCTGGATCGCGGCGGCAGTGGTCTCGAAGTCCTGCTCGAGCACCGGGAAGGCGGGCAGGTACAGGTCGATGGTGAACGGGCCGAGGGCGGTGAGCGCCCCGAGCAGCACGATGTAGAGCGCGCGGCGACCGTTCGAGATCGAGTCGCCGGGGTGCAGCATGATCGGCGCCGTTGCGGGGTTCGAGCCGAGCGTGCGGATCGCGCCGGTCGCCGACGGGATGCGGATGCTGCCGGTGGCCGTCCGCTCGGGGGTGGAGGTCGAGATGGAGTCAGTGCGTGGAGCGTCGGGCACGACGGTCCTTCCGGAGTTCGAGGGCGTGCAGGAAGAGTGAGAGATCGAGTCGCGAGAGCGGTCGGATCGGCGACGAAAGTCGAATCGATTCGATCAGGGCGAAGTGTCCATGCTACAGCCCGTTCGCACGCACCTGCATGCCGCATCGACGCTGAGTGGCCAGAAACGCATCCATCCGGCCTTCCGGGGATGCGTTTCTGACCACTCAGCGGTGGACCACCAGGCGCTAGCCGACTTGGAGTCAGCTGAGGCGCGCGAGTCCCTGCTCGAGATCGGCGATGAGGTCGTCGACGCCCTCGATGCCCACCGACAGTCGCACGACGTTCTCGGGCACGGCGAGTGCGGTGCCGCGCACCGAGGCGTGGGTCATATCCGGCGGGTAGCCGATCAGAGACTCGACGCCGCCGAGCGACTCGGCGAGCTGGAAGAGCTCGGTCGACTCGGCGAACGCCTTCGCCGCATCCGCACCCGCCGAGAGGCCGAGCGACAGCATGCCGCCGAAGCCGCTCATCTGTCGTGCGGCGATGTCGTGGCCCGGGTGCGAGGCGAGCCCCGGGTAGTAGACGGTCGCGAACTCCGGGCGAGCCGCGGCCCATTCGGCGATGGCCTGCGCGTTCTCGGAGTGCTGGCGCACCCGCACCGCGAGCGTCTTGATGCCGCGGGTCGTGAGCCACGCGTCGAGCGGGGCCGAGACGGCGCCGACCGCGAACTGCTGGAACTTGATCTGCTCGAAGAAGCGGTCGTCTGCGAAGACCACCGCCCCGCCGAGGACGTCGGAGTGCCCGCCCAGGTACTTGGTTGTGGAGTGCACGACGAGGTCTGCGCCGAGCGAGAGCGGCTGCTGCAGCGCGGGAGAGGCGAAGGTGTTGTCGACGACCGTGATCGCTCCGGCCGCGTGCGCGATCTCGGCGATGAGCGCGATGTCGACGATCTTCAGCAGCGGGTTGCTGGGAGTCTCGACCCAGACGATCTTCGTCTCGGGGCGGATCGCCGCGCGCACCGCGTCGACGTCGGACAGTTCGATCGTCGAGAACTCGATCCCCCACGGCGCGAGCACACGGGCGAACAGGCGGTAGGTGCCGCCGTAGACGTCGTTGCCGAGCACGACGTGGTCGCCGGGCTTCAGGATGCCGCGCAGCAGCGCGTCTTCCGCCGCGAGCCCGGAGGCGAACGACAGGGCGTTCGCGCCGCCCTCGAGCGCCGCGAGCTGCGTCTCGAGCGATGAGCGTGTCGGATTGCCCGCGCGGTTGTACTCGTAGCCGTCGCGGAACCCGCCGATGCCGTCCTGCACATGGGTGGACGCCTGGTAGATCGGCGGGATGATCGACCCCGTGGTCGGGTCGGGCGCCTGACCTGCGTGGATGGCTCGGGTGGCGAAAGCATGCTCGGACATGACCTCAGCCTACGTCCGCCCCGGGGGCGGCAGTCGCCCCTGTTACGCCGGGCGTCAGCGCGAGAGGTACGACAGCAGATCCTGCCGGGTGAGCACCGTGTGCGGCTTGCCGTCGAGCGTGACGAGCAGCGCGTCGGCGTCGGCGAGCGCGGCCCTCGCCTGCGCGAGAGGAGCATGGATGCCGATGAGCGGCAGCCGCTCCCCCACATGCTCTCCCACGGCATCCGCCGGCTTGGCGTCTCCGCGGAACAGCAGGTCGAGCAGCCCCTTCTCGTCGACCGTGCCGACGACCTCGCCCATCATCACGGGAGGCTCCGCGCTCAGCACCACGAGCTGCGATACGTCGTACTCGGTCATCATGCCGATGGCCTCGAGCACCGTGTCGGCCGGGTGCGCATGCACCAGGTCGGGGATGCTCGTCGCTCCCCCGGGCCCCTGAGCCTGCCGAAGGGTGCGGGAGGCCAGCACATCGCCCACGGTCTCGCCCTCCTCGACCTCGCTGAAGCCGTAGGAGCGCATCCAGCCGTCGTTGAAGATCTTGCTGAGGTAGCCGCGTCCTCCGTCGGGCAGCAGCACCACCATCACGGCGTCCGCCGGCAGGTCACGCGCGACCCGCAGCGCGCCGACCACGGCCATGCCGCTGGAGCCGCCGACGAGGATCCCCTCTTCACGCGCGAGCCGCCGGGTCATCGCGAACGACTCGGCGTCGTCGACCGCGACGATCTCGTGCGGAACCGTCGGGTCGTAGGCGCCGGGCCAGATGTCCTCGCCTACCCCCTCGACCAGATACGGGCGCCCCGTGCCGCCACTGTAGACGCTGCCCTCGGGGTCGATCCCCACGATGCGCACGCGATCCTCCGAGACCTCGCGCAGATAGCGCCCGGTGCCCGTGATCGTGCCGCCCGTGCCGACGCCGGCGACGAAGTGCGTGATCAGCCCGTCGGTGTCGCGCCAGATCTCGGGACCGGTGGTCTCGTAGTGGCTCCGCGGGCCGTTCGGGTTCTCGTACTGATTCGGCTTGAACGCTCCGGGGATCTCGCGGGCGAGCCGATCGCTGACGCTGTAGTACGACTCCGGGCTGTCTGCGGCCACCGAGGTCGGGGTGACGACGACCTCGGCACCGTAGGCCCGGAGCACATCGATCTTGTCGTCTCCGACCTTGCCCGGCAGCACGAAGACGCACTTGTACCCGCGCTGCTGGGCGACCAGAGCGAGGCCGACGCCGGTGTTGCCGCTCGTAGGCTCGACTATGGTTCCACCCGGCTGCAGGTCGCCCGATGCCTCGGCCGCATCGATGATCCGCGAGGCGATGCGATCCTTCGCCGAGCCGCCGGGGTTGAGGTACTCCAGCTTCACCAGCACGGTGCACTCCACGCCCTCGGTGACGTGCTGGAGCTTCACGAGGGGCGTGTCGCCGACGAGATCGACGATGGAGTCTGCGTACTTCATGTTCACAGCGTACGTGCGACGATGCCGCGACCGGGGCTGTGTTGCGCCCGATCGCGGCATCGTGTGTTCCGCAGCTCAGTGAGAGCCGATCAGCCCTTCGTGGAACCCGCCAGGAGTCCTCGCACGAAGTACCGCTGGAGCGAGAAGAACACGATCAGCGGAACGATGATCGACACGAACGCGCCTGCGGTGAGGAGGTACCAGCCCTCGCCGCGACCGGTGATCTCGGCGAGCACCTTGGTGATCGGCGAGGCGGCGCCGTCGGCGAACACCAGGGCGACGAGCAGGTCGTTCCAGACCCACAGGAACTGGAAGATCGCCACCGACGCGATCGCCGGCATGGTCAGCGGCAGCACGATCCGGAAGAAGATCTGACCGCGCGATGCTCCATCGACGCGTGCAGCCTCGATGATCTCGCCGGGGATCTCCGACATGAAGTTGTGCAGCAGGTAGATCGCCAGCGGCAGTGCGAACATCGTGTGGGCGATCCACACCTGGGCGTAGCCGCCGGCGACGTCGAGACCCTGCGTCACCTGCACGCCGAACAGGTTGATGCCCCGCGAGAACGATGACAGCAGCGGAACCAGCGCCATCTGGATCGGCACGATCTGCAGCGCGAACACGAAGATGAACAGCGCGTTGCGACCCTTGAACTCGATCCACGAGAACGCGTACGCCGCCATCGCGGCGATCATCAACGGGATGAGCGTGGCCGGGATCGTGATGACGATCGAGTTGAAGAACGACTCCAGGATCGTCAGCTGGGTGGTACCCGACTGCAGCACGGCCGAGTAGTTGTCGAGCGTGAACTGCGGGTTGGTGAAGAACGTCCACCACCCGGTCGTCTCGATCGCATCCCTCTCGCGGAACGACGAGATGAACAGTCCGAGCGTCGGGATGGTCCACACCACGGCGATGACGATCGAGGCGACCGTCGCCCACGGACGACTGAGACGCTTGCGTGCACGGCCAGCCGACGCTTCGAAGCGCCCGCCTGTCGTGATCGCTCTCGTGCTGTTGGCGCCCGTGTCTGACTTCACTGTGTCGGTCATCGGATCTCCCGCTGCTTCTTGATCTGGCGCGCGTTGTAGATCACGATCGGCAGCACCAGGATGAACAGGATGACGGAGAGCGCAGCGCTGCGACCCGCCTCGAACTTGGAGAACTGGGTGTACATCTCGTTCGCGAGCACCGACGTCCCGTAGTTGCCACCGGTCATCGTGCGCACGATGTCGAACACCTTCAGCGAGGCGATCGAGATGGTGGTCAGAACGACGATCAGTGCGGGTCGGATCGACGGGATCGTCACCGAGCGGAAACGCTCCCAGGCGTTCGCGCCGTCGAGCTCGGCCGCCTCGAGGAGTTCGGTGGGAACACCCTTGATCGATGCCGAGAGCACGACCATCGCGAAACCGGTCTGCACCCAGATCAGCACGACGATGAGCGCGAGGTTGTTCCACGGACCGTTGAGCAGGAACTGCTGCGGCTCTCCGCCGAACCAGACCAGGATCTGATTGAGCAGACCGATCTGCTCGAACTCCGGGCCGCGGTAGGCGTACACGAAGCGCCAGATGATGCTCGCGCCGACGAACGAGATCGCCATCGGCATGAAGACCAGCAGCTTGTAGATCTTCTCGCCACGGGTCTTGTCGATGAAGACCGCGTAGGCCAGACCGACGATCGTCGAGAGCGTCGGAACCAGCAGCACCCAGACGATCGTGTTGATGACCGAGGTCACGCCGTCGGACTGCGTGAAGATCCAGAGGTAGTTCGAGAAGCCGACGAAGTCGCTGCCGGTCGAGTTCCAGAACGATGCGTACACGGTCTGGATCGACGGCAGGATCAGACCTGCGAGCAGCAGCAGCATGGCCGGAGCCATGAAGGCGACGAGCTGGATCAGGTACCCGGCTCCATCGCGGGACCGGTAGTCGAGGAAGAAGAAGAGGGCGCCGACGGCGACCGCGACTCCCATCGCCCAGTAATAGGAGTTGAAGAACCACATCACCGCGAACGGGATGAGCAGGCACATCGCCAGGCGGATGCCGGTGTAGAGCGCGCCTCTTCGCGGCGCGATGTCGACGAGAAGCAGGATGACGACGACGACCACCGCGAAGGCGATGACCACGGCGAGGGCCTGGGCGATCGGGGGCAGAGACCCGATCCATTGGAAGAACACAGTCGCGTTCATGGATTCCCCTTCATGAGACGGAGCTGATCAGCGGTCCGCGCGAGCATGCGCGGACCGGATGAGAGAAGGGTGGGCCGCCCCGAGGGGCGGCCCACCTCATCCGATCAGCTGGAAGGCCAGCCGGTCTCGATCTGGTTCAGGACCTCGTCGGTCGAGGTGCCGTTCACCCACGCGACGATGCCCTTCCAGAAGGTTCCGGAGCCGACGGCACCGGGCATCTGGTCGGAACCGTCGAAGCGGAACGTGATCGAGTCGTCCTGGAGCAGCTTGATCGACTCCTGCAGGATCGGATCCTCCACCACATCGAGGTTCACGCCCTTGTTGGCCGACGTCACTCCGCCGAGAGCGAGGCGGCTGTCCGCCCATTCGGGGCTCGAGAGGTACTCGAGCACCTTCTGCGTGGCCTCGTCGTCGCTGAACGCGCCGACGATCTCGCCGCCACCGGTGATGAGCGTCTCGTCTGCGTTCTGGCTCGGCGTCAGGAACGCCCAGACGTCTCCGTCTTCGGCGAAGTTCGTGCCCTCGGGGTAGAAGCCCGAGAGGAACGAGGCCTGGTGGGTCAGCGCGCACTCGCCACTGGCGACCTGCGCCGCGACATCGCCGAACGCGGTCGAGTTGATGGAACGCACATCGCCGAAGCCGGCGTTGACGTACTCCGGGTTGAGCAGAATCTCACCGGTCGCGTCGAAGGCCTCCTTGATCTGGGGGTCGGTGAACGGGATCTCGTTCTTGACCCACTGGTCGTAGACATCGGGGCCCGCGTTGCGGAGCACGAGGTCCTCGATCCAGTCGGTGCCGGGCCACCCGGTCGCGACGCCCGATTCGAAGCCGGCGCACCAGGGAGCCTTGCCGCTCGCGGTCTTGATCGTCTCGGTGAGGGCGAGGAGCTCGTCCCAGGTCGTCGGTTCTTCGACGCCCCACTCGGCGAACTTCGTCGGCGAGTACCAGATCCAGCCCTTGACGCTGGCCATCAGTGGCGCGCCGTAGAAGGTGCCGTCGTACGTGCCGAACTCGACCCAGCCCTCAGTCCAGTACTCCTCGGCGTTCGCCTTGACCGCCTCAGGAGCCGGCTTCAGCAGGTCACGCGAGGCGTAGTCCGCGAACAGACCCGGCTGCGGGAAGATCGCGATGTCAGGCGGGTTGCCGCCCTGTGCGCGCGTGCCGAGCTGGGTCTCGAAGTCCTGGCTGCCCTCGTACTTGATCTCGATGTCGTTCTCTTCTTCGAAGTCCGCCCAGGACTCCGCGAGGAGCTCCGCCTCGCCCTCGACGATCGTGCCGTAGATGGTGACGGTGTTGTCTCCTCCGCCGCCGCCCTCGGCAGCGCCGTCCGTGCCGCCGGGAGCACCACAGCCGGCGAGCGCGATTCCCGCGACCCCCAGCAGAGCGATTGGCGCGTAACGCCGGGAACGCTGTGACAGACCCATGTGAATTCTCCTCTTCGAGTTGTGCGATTCCCCTCGTCCGCGCCGCCCCTGGCGCAGAATCGGGAACCGATTCCAGGACAACCTACCGGGGTCTGATATCCCGGCACAATAAGCCAGGATCACAAGCTCGCAACCATTCGAGATGTCCGACCCCTGGACATGGGAGCGCTCCCTCGCCATTCGTATGGAACCGGTTCCTTTACCGCTGACGAACGGCTACGCTGACATCGGCGCGGGGGGAGCAACGCGCCGAATCATGGTCGAGGAGGACCCATGAGCACGATCGCGGATGTCGCGGCGCGTGCAGGCGTATCGAAGGCGACCGCGAGCCGGGCACTCAGCGGACGCGGATACGTCTCGGAAGGCACCCGCAAGCGGGTGACCGATGCTGCCGACGAGCTGGCCTACGTCGCGCACTCGTCCGCGACCAGCCTCGCGACGGGACGCACGCAGACCGTCGGAGTCATCATGCCTCCTGTCGATCGCTGGTTCTTCGCCGAGTTGCTCGCCGGCATTCAGGAATCCCTGTTCGCCCTCGACTATGAGCTCGCCCTGTACGGCATCCGCGAGGGCACCGACACCCGCGAGCGTCTCTTCGACGCGGTGCTGCCCGGTCGGCGGTTCGACGGGATCATCGCGGTCGGCATCCAGCCCAGCGCACACGAGCTCGAGCGACTGCATCGGTCCGAGCGTCCTCTGGTCAGCGTGGGCCCCTACAGCGAGGGGTCCAGCGCCGTGTCGATCGACGACATCGCCGCCGCGCGCATCGCCACCGAGCATCTCATCGAGCTCGGGCACACCGACATCGCCTTCGTCGGCGGCTCGACGGACCCCGACGATCTCAGCTTCGGCGATGCGCAGCGGGTCGAAGGATACCTCGAGGCCCTGGCGGCGGCGGGCCTCGAAGCCGTCGCCCGGATCGCCGACGCACGACCGACGATGCCGGGCGGCTACGCTGCGGCCGTCGAACTGCTCGGCGACCGCCGGGGGCGCCCCACCGCGGTCGTCGGCGTATGCGATGAAGCAGCGATCGGCGCGATGATCGCCGCACGGCGTCTGGGCATCGCAGTCCCGACAGAGCTGAGCATCGTCGGAGTCGACGATCACGAGCACGCCGAGATGTTCGCGCTCACCACCATCAAGCAGTCACCGCGCGAGCAGGGGCACGAGGCGGTGAGGCTGCTGCAGCAGCAGATCGAACACCCGGATTCTCCCCGCGAGCGCACGGTGACGGCATCCGCCCTGGTCGTGCGCAGCTCCACCGCGGGTCGGCGCTGACGTTTCGTCTCGGGCGGCTCCGCCGGCCTCGCTCAACGACCGACCTGCCCCCGGACGCACGAAAGCCCCGGGCGGACCCGGGGCTTTCGTGAAGCGTTCAGACGCTTCCAGGACGAGGCACTAGGCCGCGACCTGGAACGGATTACTTGAGGGTAACCGTGGCGCCTGCCTCTTCGAGGGCAGCCTTGGCCTTCTCGGCTGCTTCCTTGTTCGCGCCCTCGAGCACGGCCTTGGGAGCACCGTCGACGACGGCCTTGGCCTCGCCGAGACCGAGCGAGGTGAGCTCGCGGACGGTCTTGATGACCTGGATCTTCTTGTCGCCGGCAGCCTCGAGGATGACGTCGAAGGAGTCCTTCTCCTCAACCTCTTCAGCAGCGCCTCCGCCTGCGCCTGCGACGGCGACGGGGGCAGCAGCGGTGACCTCGAACTTCTCCTCGAACGCCTTGACGAAGTCGTTGAGCTCGACGAGGGTCAGGCC
Coding sequences within:
- a CDS encoding multidrug effflux MFS transporter: MPDAPRTDSISTSTPERTATGSIRIPSATGAIRTLGSNPATAPIMLHPGDSISNGRRALYIVLLGALTALGPFTIDLYLPAFPVLEQDFETTAAAIQLTLTGTMIGFALGQLVVGPLSDKVGRRIPLIVVTALHVLASVAAAYAPTLPLLSGARVLMGVGAAAGGVVAMAIVRDLFGGRRLVVMLSRLALVSGVAPVIAPLIGSWLLTLMPWRGIFVVLALYGVVMLVSTVVFVPETLPIARRQEKGGATVMQRYRSVFSDRVFIGVLIIGGMTFSGLFSYLSASPFLFQQTHGLDAQQYGLLFAVNSLGVVAGVQTASRLAARFGPQWVMAYSTAVLLLAGVAIIVTDQLGLGLWGTVIPLFFFMTACGFTFPNVQVLALDRHGKAAGTAASVIGATNFGVAGLVSPVVGWISHGTGITATSMASVMVGCAAIGILSLWFIVRPRTVGMLAP
- a CDS encoding cystathionine gamma-synthase codes for the protein MSEHAFATRAIHAGQAPDPTTGSIIPPIYQASTHVQDGIGGFRDGYEYNRAGNPTRSSLETQLAALEGGANALSFASGLAAEDALLRGILKPGDHVVLGNDVYGGTYRLFARVLAPWGIEFSTIELSDVDAVRAAIRPETKIVWVETPSNPLLKIVDIALIAEIAHAAGAITVVDNTFASPALQQPLSLGADLVVHSTTKYLGGHSDVLGGAVVFADDRFFEQIKFQQFAVGAVSAPLDAWLTTRGIKTLAVRVRQHSENAQAIAEWAAARPEFATVYYPGLASHPGHDIAARQMSGFGGMLSLGLSAGADAAKAFAESTELFQLAESLGGVESLIGYPPDMTHASVRGTALAVPENVVRLSVGIEGVDDLIADLEQGLARLS
- a CDS encoding cystathionine beta-synthase gives rise to the protein MKYADSIVDLVGDTPLVKLQHVTEGVECTVLVKLEYLNPGGSAKDRIASRIIDAAEASGDLQPGGTIVEPTSGNTGVGLALVAQQRGYKCVFVLPGKVGDDKIDVLRAYGAEVVVTPTSVAADSPESYYSVSDRLAREIPGAFKPNQYENPNGPRSHYETTGPEIWRDTDGLITHFVAGVGTGGTITGTGRYLREVSEDRVRIVGIDPEGSVYSGGTGRPYLVEGVGEDIWPGAYDPTVPHEIVAVDDAESFAMTRRLAREEGILVGGSSGMAVVGALRVARDLPADAVMVVLLPDGGRGYLSKIFNDGWMRSYGFSEVEEGETVGDVLASRTLRQAQGPGGATSIPDLVHAHPADTVLEAIGMMTEYDVSQLVVLSAEPPVMMGEVVGTVDEKGLLDLLFRGDAKPADAVGEHVGERLPLIGIHAPLAQARAALADADALLVTLDGKPHTVLTRQDLLSYLSR
- a CDS encoding carbohydrate ABC transporter permease encodes the protein MTDTVKSDTGANSTRAITTGGRFEASAGRARKRLSRPWATVASIVIAVVWTIPTLGLFISSFRERDAIETTGWWTFFTNPQFTLDNYSAVLQSGTTQLTILESFFNSIVITIPATLIPLMIAAMAAYAFSWIEFKGRNALFIFVFALQIVPIQMALVPLLSSFSRGINLFGVQVTQGLDVAGGYAQVWIAHTMFALPLAIYLLHNFMSEIPGEIIEAARVDGASRGQIFFRIVLPLTMPAIASVAIFQFLWVWNDLLVALVFADGAASPITKVLAEITGRGEGWYLLTAGAFVSIIVPLIVFFSLQRYFVRGLLAGSTKG
- a CDS encoding carbohydrate ABC transporter permease; its protein translation is MNATVFFQWIGSLPPIAQALAVVIAFAVVVVVILLLVDIAPRRGALYTGIRLAMCLLIPFAVMWFFNSYYWAMGVAVAVGALFFFLDYRSRDGAGYLIQLVAFMAPAMLLLLAGLILPSIQTVYASFWNSTGSDFVGFSNYLWIFTQSDGVTSVINTIVWVLLVPTLSTIVGLAYAVFIDKTRGEKIYKLLVFMPMAISFVGASIIWRFVYAYRGPEFEQIGLLNQILVWFGGEPQQFLLNGPWNNLALIVVLIWVQTGFAMVVLSASIKGVPTELLEAAELDGANAWERFRSVTIPSIRPALIVVLTTISIASLKVFDIVRTMTGGNYGTSVLANEMYTQFSKFEAGRSAALSVILFILVLPIVIYNARQIKKQREIR
- a CDS encoding ABC transporter substrate-binding protein, yielding MGLSQRSRRYAPIALLGVAGIALAGCGAPGGTDGAAEGGGGGDNTVTIYGTIVEGEAELLAESWADFEEENDIEIKYEGSQDFETQLGTRAQGGNPPDIAIFPQPGLFADYASRDLLKPAPEAVKANAEEYWTEGWVEFGTYDGTFYGAPLMASVKGWIWYSPTKFAEWGVEEPTTWDELLALTETIKTASGKAPWCAGFESGVATGWPGTDWIEDLVLRNAGPDVYDQWVKNEIPFTDPQIKEAFDATGEILLNPEYVNAGFGDVRSINSTAFGDVAAQVASGECALTHQASFLSGFYPEGTNFAEDGDVWAFLTPSQNADETLITGGGEIVGAFSDDEATQKVLEYLSSPEWADSRLALGGVTSANKGVNLDVVEDPILQESIKLLQDDSITFRFDGSDQMPGAVGSGTFWKGIVAWVNGTSTDEVLNQIETGWPSS
- a CDS encoding LacI family DNA-binding transcriptional regulator; the protein is MSTIADVAARAGVSKATASRALSGRGYVSEGTRKRVTDAADELAYVAHSSATSLATGRTQTVGVIMPPVDRWFFAELLAGIQESLFALDYELALYGIREGTDTRERLFDAVLPGRRFDGIIAVGIQPSAHELERLHRSERPLVSVGPYSEGSSAVSIDDIAAARIATEHLIELGHTDIAFVGGSTDPDDLSFGDAQRVEGYLEALAAAGLEAVARIADARPTMPGGYAAAVELLGDRRGRPTAVVGVCDEAAIGAMIAARRLGIAVPTELSIVGVDDHEHAEMFALTTIKQSPREQGHEAVRLLQQQIEHPDSPRERTVTASALVVRSSTAGRR
- the rplL gene encoding 50S ribosomal protein L7/L12, producing MAKLTTEELLEQFAGLTLVELNDFVKAFEEKFEVTAAAPVAVAGAGGGAAEEVEEKDSFDVILEAAGDKKIQVIKTVRELTSLGLGEAKAVVDGAPKAVLEGANKEAAEKAKAALEEAGATVTLK